The following are from one region of the Channa argus isolate prfri chromosome 6, Channa argus male v1.0, whole genome shotgun sequence genome:
- the LOC137128570 gene encoding endothelin-converting enzyme-like 1 isoform X1: MEKTYSLTAHYDEFQEVKYGGRYSSDILSNGMTLHLGGSLDRHMGRGRGGTWSNSRNRDLSNTSSSGGLPRWSRREICLLSALVFAVGMCVILGSMLALKYISLDAQQDPQCRQDCQRKRSLLRAARFVQSNIDPTIQPCQDFYSFACGGWLRRHGIPEDKLSYGIITAIGEHNEEKLQRLLLEPIRRRGPNSAERKVKEFYRSCVNIQEIDKLGSDPMTEVIDSCGGWDLVGAPPGAAGWEKEGAPQRPDIDELLYRTQGVYSTAVFFSLTVNVDDKNSSRNAIRIDQEGLTLPERSLYLGQDEDSVKILAAYKALMERLLSMLGAHNATQKSKEIIQLETRLANITVSEYDDQRKDISTMYNRITLRQLQRIAPSLHWKRLLDRIFHDTFSEDEEIVVLATDYIQKVSDIIKTTSKRVLHNYMLWRIVAALSEHLSTAFRSTIHEFSREIDGTEQQLELGRLCLTQANKHFGMALGALFVQQHFSSQSKAKVQELVEDIKHSLDLRLQELDWMDESTKEAAQAKLKHMMVMTGYPDFLLKPELIDQEYGFDVDEKTYFKNILNSIKFNIKLSVKKIHEEVDKTAWLLPPQALNAYYLPNKNQMVFPAGILQPTLYNPEFPQSLNYGGIGAIIGHELTHGYDDWVMQWFMSLGGQYDRHGNLKQWWTEDSYQKFQKKAECIVKLYDNFTVYNQRVNGRLTLGENIADMGGLKLSYYAYQKWVREHGPERPLPGLKYTHEQLLFIAFAQNWCMKRRSQSIYLQLLTDKHAPEHYRVIGSVSQFDEFARVFHCPKGSPMNPVDKCSVW; this comes from the exons ATGGAGAAGACGTACTCATTAACTGCCCACTATGATGAGTTCCAGGAAGTAAAATATGGTGGTCGCTATAGCAGTGACATACTCAGCAATGGCATGACCCTTCACCTGGGTGGCAGTCTGGACCGCCATATGGGACGAGGCCGCGGAGGGACCTGGTCGAACAGTCGAAACAGAGATCTTagcaacaccagcagcagtGGCGGGCTTCCACGATGGAGCCGGAGGGAGATCTGCCTCCTCTCTGCACTGGTCTTTGCAGTGGGCATGTGTGTTATCTTGGGCAGCATGCTGGCACTCAAGTACATTTCCCTGGATGCCCAACAGGATCCACAGTGCCGACAGGACTGCCAACGCAAACGCTCCCTGCTGCGGGCTGCTCGCTTTGTTCAGTCCAATATTGACCCAACCATCCAACCCTGCCAGGATTTCTACTCCTTCGCCTGTGGCGGCTGGCTGAGACGGCACGGCATCCCAGAGGACAAGCTGAGCTATGGCATTATCACTGCTATAGGGGAGCACAATGAGGAGAAATTGCAGCGCCTCCTGTTGGAGCCTATACGGAGGCGTGGGCCCAATTCTGCAGAGCGCAAGGTCAAGGAGTTCTATCGATCCTGTGTCAACATCCAAGAGATTGACAAACTGGGCTCTGATCCCATGACAGAAGTGATCGACAGCTGTGGAGGTTGGGACCTCGTTGGGGCCCCACCAGGTGCTGCTGGGTGGGAGAAAGAGGGCGCCCCTCAGAGACCAGACATCGATGAGCTGCTGTACAGGACCCAGGGGGTGTACAGCACTGCTGTTTTCTTCTCCCTTACTGTGAACGTGGATGACAAAAACTCCTCCAGGAATGCTATCAGG ATTGATCAGGAGGGGCTCACACTTCCTGAGAGGAGCCTTTACCTGGGACAAGATGAGGACAGTGTGAAG ATCCTGGCAGCGTACAAGGCCCTGATGGAGCGCTTGCTGAGCATGCTGGGAGCTCACAATGCTACGCAGAAGTCCAAGGAGATTATACAGCTGGAGACGCGTCTGGCCAAT ATCACTGTGTCAGAATATGATGACCAAAGAAAGGACATCAGCACCATGTATAACCGCATCACCCTCAGGCAGCTACAGCGCATCGCTCCTagt CTTCACTGGAAACGTTTGCTGGACAGAATCTTCCACGACACCTTTTCAGAAGATGAGGAGATAGTTGTGCTTGCCACTGACTACATACAGAAAGTCTCGGACATCATTAAGACCACTTCAAAGAG GGTTCTCCATAACTACATGTTGTGGCGCATCGTGGCAGCCCTAAGTGAGCACTTGTCCACTGCCTTCCGCAGCACTATACACGAGTTTTCTCGGGAAATTGATGGCACTGAACAGCAGCTGGAGCTGGGTAGGCTCTGCCTCACGCAGGCCAACAAACACTTTGGCATGGCCCTGGGAGCCCTGTTCGTCCAACAACACTTCTCCTCACAGAGCAAGGCAAAG GTccaggagctggtggaggacaTAAAGCACTCCCTGGATCTACGGCTGCAGGAGCTGGACTGGATGGACGAATCCACCAAGGAGGCTGCCCAAGCAAAG CTGAAGCACATGATGGTGATGACAGGATACCCAGACTTTTTGCTCAAACCTGAGCTCATAGATCAAGAATATGGG TTTGATGTGGATGAGAAGACTTACTTCAAGAACATTctcaacagcatcaagttcaacATCAAGCTGTCTGTCAAGAAGATCCATGAAGAGGTGGACAAGACAGC GTGGCTTCTCCCTCCTCAAGCCCTTAATGCCTACTACCTTCCTAACAAGAACCAAATGG TCTTTCCTGCTGGCATCCTTCAGCCCACTCTTTACAACCCCGAGTTCCCACA GTCTCTGAACTACGGGGGAATCGGGGCAATCATTGGCCATGAGCTAACACATGGATATGATGACTGGG TGATGCAATGGTTCATGTCCCTAGGGGGCCAGTACGACCGACACGGCAACCTCAAGCAGTGGTGGACAGAGGACTCCTACCAGAAGTTCCAGAAAAAGGCTGAATGTATCGTCAAGCTTTATGATAACTTCACCGTTTATAACCAGAGG GTGAATGGACGTCTGACACTGGGGGAGAACATAGCAGACATGGGAGGGCTAAAGCTGTCCTACTAT GCATATCAGAAGTGGGTAAGGGAGCATGGTCCAGAGAGGCCCTTGCCTGGGCTCAAATACACTCACGAGCAGCTGCTCTTCATCGCCTTCGCACAG
- the LOC137128570 gene encoding endothelin-converting enzyme-like 1 isoform X2 → MEKTYSLTAHYDEFQEVKYGGRYSSDILSNGMTLHLGGSLDRHMGRGRGGTWSNSRNRDLSNTSSSGGLPRWSRREICLLSALVFAVGMCVILGSMLALKYISLDAQQDPQCRQDCQRKRSLLRAARFVQSNIDPTIQPCQDFYSFACGGWLRRHGIPEDKLSYGIITAIGEHNEEKLQRLLLEPIRRRGPNSAERKVKEFYRSCVNIQEIDKLGSDPMTEVIDSCGGWDLVGAPPGAAGWEKEGAPQRPDIDELLYRTQGVYSTAVFFSLTVNVDDKNSSRNAIRIDQEGLTLPERSLYLGQDEDSVKILAAYKALMERLLSMLGAHNATQKSKEIIQLETRLANITVSEYDDQRKDISTMYNRITLRQLQRIAPSLHWKRLLDRIFHDTFSEDEEIVVLATDYIQKVSDIIKTTSKRVLHNYMLWRIVAALSEHLSTAFRSTIHEFSREIDGTEQQLELGRLCLTQANKHFGMALGALFVQQHFSSQSKAKVQELVEDIKHSLDLRLQELDWMDESTKEAAQAKLKHMMVMTGYPDFLLKPELIDQEYGFDVDEKTYFKNILNSIKFNIKLSVKKIHEEVDKTAWLLPPQALNAYYLPNKNQMVFPAGILQPTLYNPEFPQSLNYGGIGAIIGHELTHGYDDWGGQYDRHGNLKQWWTEDSYQKFQKKAECIVKLYDNFTVYNQRVNGRLTLGENIADMGGLKLSYYAYQKWVREHGPERPLPGLKYTHEQLLFIAFAQNWCMKRRSQSIYLQLLTDKHAPEHYRVIGSVSQFDEFARVFHCPKGSPMNPVDKCSVW, encoded by the exons ATGGAGAAGACGTACTCATTAACTGCCCACTATGATGAGTTCCAGGAAGTAAAATATGGTGGTCGCTATAGCAGTGACATACTCAGCAATGGCATGACCCTTCACCTGGGTGGCAGTCTGGACCGCCATATGGGACGAGGCCGCGGAGGGACCTGGTCGAACAGTCGAAACAGAGATCTTagcaacaccagcagcagtGGCGGGCTTCCACGATGGAGCCGGAGGGAGATCTGCCTCCTCTCTGCACTGGTCTTTGCAGTGGGCATGTGTGTTATCTTGGGCAGCATGCTGGCACTCAAGTACATTTCCCTGGATGCCCAACAGGATCCACAGTGCCGACAGGACTGCCAACGCAAACGCTCCCTGCTGCGGGCTGCTCGCTTTGTTCAGTCCAATATTGACCCAACCATCCAACCCTGCCAGGATTTCTACTCCTTCGCCTGTGGCGGCTGGCTGAGACGGCACGGCATCCCAGAGGACAAGCTGAGCTATGGCATTATCACTGCTATAGGGGAGCACAATGAGGAGAAATTGCAGCGCCTCCTGTTGGAGCCTATACGGAGGCGTGGGCCCAATTCTGCAGAGCGCAAGGTCAAGGAGTTCTATCGATCCTGTGTCAACATCCAAGAGATTGACAAACTGGGCTCTGATCCCATGACAGAAGTGATCGACAGCTGTGGAGGTTGGGACCTCGTTGGGGCCCCACCAGGTGCTGCTGGGTGGGAGAAAGAGGGCGCCCCTCAGAGACCAGACATCGATGAGCTGCTGTACAGGACCCAGGGGGTGTACAGCACTGCTGTTTTCTTCTCCCTTACTGTGAACGTGGATGACAAAAACTCCTCCAGGAATGCTATCAGG ATTGATCAGGAGGGGCTCACACTTCCTGAGAGGAGCCTTTACCTGGGACAAGATGAGGACAGTGTGAAG ATCCTGGCAGCGTACAAGGCCCTGATGGAGCGCTTGCTGAGCATGCTGGGAGCTCACAATGCTACGCAGAAGTCCAAGGAGATTATACAGCTGGAGACGCGTCTGGCCAAT ATCACTGTGTCAGAATATGATGACCAAAGAAAGGACATCAGCACCATGTATAACCGCATCACCCTCAGGCAGCTACAGCGCATCGCTCCTagt CTTCACTGGAAACGTTTGCTGGACAGAATCTTCCACGACACCTTTTCAGAAGATGAGGAGATAGTTGTGCTTGCCACTGACTACATACAGAAAGTCTCGGACATCATTAAGACCACTTCAAAGAG GGTTCTCCATAACTACATGTTGTGGCGCATCGTGGCAGCCCTAAGTGAGCACTTGTCCACTGCCTTCCGCAGCACTATACACGAGTTTTCTCGGGAAATTGATGGCACTGAACAGCAGCTGGAGCTGGGTAGGCTCTGCCTCACGCAGGCCAACAAACACTTTGGCATGGCCCTGGGAGCCCTGTTCGTCCAACAACACTTCTCCTCACAGAGCAAGGCAAAG GTccaggagctggtggaggacaTAAAGCACTCCCTGGATCTACGGCTGCAGGAGCTGGACTGGATGGACGAATCCACCAAGGAGGCTGCCCAAGCAAAG CTGAAGCACATGATGGTGATGACAGGATACCCAGACTTTTTGCTCAAACCTGAGCTCATAGATCAAGAATATGGG TTTGATGTGGATGAGAAGACTTACTTCAAGAACATTctcaacagcatcaagttcaacATCAAGCTGTCTGTCAAGAAGATCCATGAAGAGGTGGACAAGACAGC GTGGCTTCTCCCTCCTCAAGCCCTTAATGCCTACTACCTTCCTAACAAGAACCAAATGG TCTTTCCTGCTGGCATCCTTCAGCCCACTCTTTACAACCCCGAGTTCCCACA GTCTCTGAACTACGGGGGAATCGGGGCAATCATTGGCCATGAGCTAACACATGGATATGATGACTGGG GGGGCCAGTACGACCGACACGGCAACCTCAAGCAGTGGTGGACAGAGGACTCCTACCAGAAGTTCCAGAAAAAGGCTGAATGTATCGTCAAGCTTTATGATAACTTCACCGTTTATAACCAGAGG GTGAATGGACGTCTGACACTGGGGGAGAACATAGCAGACATGGGAGGGCTAAAGCTGTCCTACTAT GCATATCAGAAGTGGGTAAGGGAGCATGGTCCAGAGAGGCCCTTGCCTGGGCTCAAATACACTCACGAGCAGCTGCTCTTCATCGCCTTCGCACAG